The Daucus carota subsp. sativus chromosome 9, DH1 v3.0, whole genome shotgun sequence genome window below encodes:
- the LOC135149468 gene encoding uncharacterized protein LOC135149468 codes for MDQQWSQKCLLQLKRILHLSVDAVEDMKKVLALNSVQIGGKRLYLAPWTDGANFQKNVIKKVSTWVKLVDVPHSYWTREGLKHIASAVGVPVSLDKQTATLNPMKYAGVLVEITYDCSYPKAVWVPVIDEDTGEVVKVRVGIDYSSVPQSCSYCKAFGHFDSRCEKNPSYVKPPTKEKAPVKKGKEKAEFMGCPVENDPTVNPTPVQPVTNPTTPNPDVVGTSNKFSVLEEGEIVSLAETEVVGTDSEPVSVNPMKGILCPIVSLKCPWNALLMRLWLMRLLMRQMRP; via the coding sequence ATGGACCAACAGTGGTCTCAAAAATGTTTACTACAACTCAAAAGGATACTACACCTTTCGGTTGATGCTGTGGAGGATATGAAGAAGGTCTTGGCTCTTAACTCTGTCCAAATTGGGGGTAAACGCCTATACCTTGCACCTTGGACTGATGgagcaaattttcagaaaaatgtgATTAAAAAAGTCTCCACTTGGGTGAAACTTGTTGATGTTCCACACTCTTATTGGACAAGGGAGGGTCTCAAGCACATTGCTAGTGCTGTGGGAGTCCCAGTTAGTCTTGATAAGCAAACTGCCACACTGAATCCTATGAAGTATGCTGGGGTTCTTGTAGAAATCACTTATGATTGTTCCTATCCAAAGGCAGTTTGGGTCCCTGTTATTGATGAGGATACGGGTGAAGTGGTCAAAGTTAGGGTGGGCATCGACTATAGTTCGGTCCCACAGTCTTGTTCCTACTGTAAAGCTTTTGGGCATTTTGACTCAAGATGTGAAAAGAACCCCTCCTATGTGAAGCCCCCCACCAAGGAAAAGGCTCCAGTAAAGAAAGGGAAAGAAAAAGCTGAGTTTATGGGTTGTCCTGTGGAGAATGATCCTACTGTGAACCCCACCCCTGTTCAACCTGTCACCAACCCAACCACCCCCAACCCTGATGTTGTTGGCACCTCTAACAAGTTTTCTgttcttgaagaaggagaaattgtGTCCTTAGCTGAAACTGAGGTTGTTGGAACTGATTCTGAGCCTGTCTCTGTTAATCCAATGAAGGGAATACTATGCCCCATAGTGTCCCTGAAGTGCCCGTGGAATGCCCTGCTAATGCGTCTGTGGTTGATGCGCCTGTTAATGCGCCAGATGCGCCCGTAG